Below is a genomic region from Candidatus Schekmanbacteria bacterium.
GGTGCCGCTCTGAATTCATAGCCGTAAATTTGAGCTGTGATGCCTTGGGTTGCCCATAAGAGATAAGATAAATCAGATAAAGAGAGAGGACTGTTGCTATAATCTCTTATACTGCGCCTTTTCATTATGATATTTGAAAAAGATTCCTCTTTATCTCGTGCTGGAGGCGGAAGTTTTATTTTTTTGCTATCTGGATATTCCTTGTAAAGAGGCGGCTTTTTGCTCCAGTCCAGCCTTCCTCCTGATAAAGAATGACGGGAATATTTGGTTTTTTCTTGAAATTTTTCTCCTTCTTTTGCGCTCATAACTCACTATCTTTTTTTTCAAAATCAAAAATAGATTTTATGTCATTATAAACTTCTTCGCTGTGACGAGAAACATCAACTTTTTTGTAAATTTTTTTTATGATTCCATTGCCATCAATTATAAAAGTCATTCTTTTAGCGAATTTGATTGTCCTCAAATATTGGGTATAAGTTCCGTATTCTTTTGAAATTTCACCGTCTTTATCGCTTAGAAGTGTAAAGGGGAGATTATATTTTTCTTTAAATTTTTTATGTGATTCTTCATTGTCAAGACTTATTCCAAGCACAACAACTCCCAAACTTTTGATTTTTTCATATGAATCTCTGAAGCTGCATGCTTCATTCGTGCATCCCGGAGTATTGTCTTTTGGATAGAAATATAAGACAACAATCTTGCCTTTGAAGTCAGAGAGCGATACCTTCTTCCCCTCATCATTTAACGCTGTAAAATCAGGTGCTTTATCGCCTTCTTTCAAAACTATTTCATTTCCTTTAGAATTGTTTACTATAAAAATGACAAGGAAAAAAAGGATTACGAATAAAAGTATATAATAATTTTTTTGCATTCTTTCTCCTTCTTTGGAATTTTCTAATAAAAAAAGATTGGAAAATCAAAGAATAGTTTACTTTAATACCTTGTCCATTCTTGACATTTTTCAACTTTTCATTTACCAACACACTACTTTTGGAGATATGAAATGAGTATAACACTTTATAATACATTGGCACGCAAAAAGGAAGAGCTTGTCCCTATTGAGAAAGGGAAAGTGGGAATGTATGTTTGCGGTGTAACAGTGTATGATGTCTGCCATATCGGACATGCGAGAAGCTCTGCTGCATTTGATACAATTAGGAATTACTTGGAATACAAGGGCTATGATGTAACTTTCGTAAAGAATTTTACAGATATAGATGACAAAATCATAAATCGGGCTA
It encodes:
- a CDS encoding peroxiredoxin, whose translation is MQKNYYILLFVILFFLVIFIVNNSKGNEIVLKEGDKAPDFTALNDEGKKVSLSDFKGKIVVLYFYPKDNTPGCTNEACSFRDSYEKIKSLGVVVLGISLDNEESHKKFKEKYNLPFTLLSDKDGEISKEYGTYTQYLRTIKFAKRMTFIIDGNGIIKKIYKKVDVSRHSEEVYNDIKSIFDFEKKDSEL